Below is a genomic region from Citrobacter europaeus.
TGGTCGGCATCTGGTTACCGGTTGGCACGCGTATCGCGCTGGATGAGAGTCCACGGCTGACACGGCATGGGCTGCATATTCCGGAACTCCGCTATCTGGTCGATGATTGCCCGCTAGCGCGCATTACTCAGGCGGATCTTTCCCATCCCAGTCGTTGGTTGCTCAATGTCGGGGCTGTGGAGCTGGATTCAGCTTGCCTGGCCAGGTTGCCGCAGACAGAATCATCCCCGGTAGCGCCCAAAACGTTGGCAGAATGGCAATCTATGCTGCCCAATACCTGGATTAACATCGACAAAGTCATTCTCTCTCCCTGGCAGGAATGGCAGGGAAAACTGTCGCTCTCGCTAACTCCCTCTAGCCAGCAACTGCGCTACCAGGGTGAAAAGGTTAAATTCCAGGGGAGCCTGCATGGGCAAAATCTCACGGTAAATGAGCTGGATATCGCCGCATTTGAAGGGCAGCCGCCGATAAAACTGGTCGGTGAATTTACCATGCCGCTGGTTCCCGATGGATTACCGGTGAGCGGTCATGCGGTTGCTACTCTGAGCTTGCCGCAGGAGCCAACGCTTGTGGATGCCGAACTTGAATGGCAAGAAAACAGCGGACAACTGATCGTCATGGCGCGAAATAATGCCGATCCGCTGCTTGATCTTCCGTGGGAAATAACCCGTCAGCAATTAACCATTAGCGACGGTCGCTGGAACTGGCCTTATCAGGGATTTCCGCTAAGCGGACGGCTGGGCATGAAAGTTGAAAACTGGCAGGCCGGGCTGGAAAATGCCGTGGTGAGCGGACGTCTGAACATACTTACTCAAGGCGATGCGGGTAAAGGAAACGCCGTATTAACGCTGGGGCCGGGCAAGTTGGGTGTGGATAGTAGCGATATGCCGTTGCAGTTGATCGGCGAGGCGAAACAGGGCGATCTCATTTTCTACGCCAGGTTACCCGCCAGACTCACCGGCAGCCTGAACGACCCGCAACTTGTTTTTGAGCCAGGGGCGCTGCTGCGTTCACGCGGACGGGTGATCGACTCGCTGGATATTGACGAAATTCGCTGGCCTTTGGCGGGCGTAAAGGTAACGCAACGCGGCGTGGATGGCCGTCTGCAGGCTATATTGCGCGCGCATGAAAACCAGATGGGCGGTTTTGAATTGCATCTGGATGGTCTGGCAAATGATTTTCTCCCCGACGCGGGTCGCTGGCAGTGGCGATATTGGGGCAAAGGCAGCTTTACGCCGATGCATGCGCGTTGGGACGTGGCGGGTAAGGGGGAATGGCATGACAATACCCTGAAGCTTTTTGATCTCTCCACCGGGTTTGATCATCTGCAATACGGCACCATGCAGGTGGAGAACCCGCGCCTGGTGATGGACGAACCCATTGTCTGGGTGCGGGATGCCAACAAACCGACGTTTAGCGGTGCGCTGTCACTGGACGCAGGGAACACCACTTTCACCGGGGGAAGTGTGTTACCACCGTCGACCCTGAAGTTCAGTGTGGAAGGCTCCGACCCGACGATTTTCCAGTATAAAGGCCAGCTCCACGCGGGGGCGATTGGCCCTGTACAGCTAAATGGTCGTTGGGACGGGATCCGACTGCGCGGACAGGCCTGGTGGCCAAAACAATCGCTCACCGTCTTTCAACCGCTCATCCCACCTGACTGGAAAATGAAGCTACGTGAAGGGGAACTGTATGCGCAGGTAGCGTTTTCAGCTGCCCCGGAACAGGGCTTTGAAGCCGGTGGTCATGGGGTATTAAAAGGCGGTAGCGCCTGGATGCCCGATAACCAAATTAATGGCGTCGATTTTGTGCTGCCTTTCCGGTTTAGCGAAGGCGCATGGCAGTTGGGTACGCGTGGGCCTATTTCACTGCGTATTGCGGAAGTGGTTAATCAGGTGACGGTGAAAAATATCGCCGCCGATCTGCAGGGGGCGTATCCCTGGAGCGAAGCTAATCCGTTACTGTTAAGCGATGTCAGCGCCGAACTGCTGGGGGGCAAAGTCATCATGCAGCAACTGCGGATGCCGCAACACGATCCTGCATTATTGCGGGTGCAGAATATCTCCTCGAGTGAGCTTATCAGCGCGGTTAACCCCAAGCAATTCGCCATGTCTGGCCCGGTCAGCGGCGCGTTGCCGTTATGGCTGGATAACGAGAAGTGGATCATTAAAGACGGATGGTTAACCAACCCGGGGCCGATGACGCTGCGTATTGATAAGGATACCGCAGATGCCGTCGTCAAAGATAATATGGCGGCGGGTGCGGCCATTAACTGGCTGCGCTATATGGAAATAAGCCATTCCTGGACGAAAATAAATCTGGATAACCTCGGCGTTTTAACCATGCAGGCAAACGTGACTGGTAATAGCCGGGTGGATGGCAAAGTGGGGACGGTTAATTTGAATTACACCCACGAGGAAAACGTCTTTACGCTCTGGCGCAGTTTGCGTTTTGGCGACAATTTACAGGCATGGCTTGAACAAAATGCAGCGCTGCCGGAACCCCATTGCCTGGAAGGCAAGGAATGTGAGGAACAACAATGAAAACGATAGCTGCCATGCTGGGTCTGCTGGCTTCATCTCTGCTGGTCGGGTGTACTCCAAGAATCGAAGTGGCTGCGCCAAAAGAGCCGATCACGATTAATATGAACGTCAAAATTGAGCATGAGATCCATATCAAAGTCGATAAAGACGTTGAGAGCTTATTAAAATCGCGCAGCGATCTGTTCTGAGGTCACAATGAAAAAACAGCTTGTAGCGATCCTTTTGGCGTTGAGTTTTTTGAGCGGCAACGTGTGGGCATTGACCCTGAGTGAAGCCAGAACCGAGGGGCGGGTGGGCGAAACGCTTAATGGTTATCTGGTGGCATTGCAAACCGACGCAGAAACGCAGGCGCTGGTGAATGAGATTAACAAAGCGCGCAGCGCCAGCTATCAGCAACTGGCCAGAAGCAACAACATTCCGCCTGATGAAGTGGCGAAAATGGCCGGGCAAAAGCTGGTTGCTCGCGCGAAACCAGGAGAGTATGTGCAGGGTATTAATGGCAAGTGGCTGAGAAAATAATCAACGGAGTTGTAGATAGAATCCGATTTCTGTTTAATCCAAAGAAAAGTAATAGGCGGGTACTGTTAATTAATCCACTATAGTCAACACCGTAAATTATCAAGGAGTGATGATGACGCTTTATCAGATCAAGCCCGCCTTCCAGGCACTTCTGCGCCCATTAATGTTCTGGCTACATAAAAAAGGCGTCACGGCGAATCACGTTACCCTTGCCGCAATGGCACTCTCTTTTGTGACCGGCGGCGTACTGGTGATTTTCCCCCAGCCTGAATACTTTGTTCTCCTGCCCATCGTGCTGTTTATTCGAATGGCGCTCAATGCCCTCGACGGTATGCTGGCGCGTGAATGTCACCAGCAGTCACGCCTTGGGGCCATTCTGAACGAGAGCGGGGATATTCTTTCAGATATAGCGCTTTATCTGCCGTTTATGCTGCTTCCTGACAGTAATGGATTGCTGGTTATGGTGATGCTGTTCTGTGCGGTAATGACGGAGTTTTGCGGCGTTCTGGCACAAACGATTAATGGCGTTCGCAGCTATGCCGGGCCGCTGGGGAAAAGTGACCGGGCGCTGGTATTTGGCGCATGGGGTCTGGCGCTGACTCTGTGGCCGCAGCTTGTACAGTGGAACAATGTGCTGTGGAGTGTTGCTATTCTCCTGCTGCTATGGACAGTGATTAACCGCTGTAGAAGCGCATTACGCGAAGAGGTGGCGCAATGATGATGCTGGAGACGTCACTCGCGGTCATTTTTGCACTGCTGCTGGTTGCAACAGCGGTGAATGGATTACTGGTGTGGCAACGACCGGATAAAGACTGGCGGGAACTGACATTACGTATACGCACCTGGTGGATAATCATCGTCCTGTTTTCTCTGGCGATTTTAAGTCCGCACTGGTTGGCGCTGACCTTTTTCGCGCTGGTCAGCTTTATGGCGTTAAAGGAGTTTTTAACGCTGGCGCCGTCGCGTCAGACCGATCGCATGCCGCTGCTGTGGATGTTCATTGCTATTCCAGTCAACTACTGGCTGATCGGTATTAACTGGTACGGCATGTTTGTGGTGTTTATCCCGGTCTACGCTTTTTTATTCTTACCCGTGCGGATGGTGATTGCGGGCGATACGCAGGGCTTCTTGCGCTACGCCTCGCAGCATCACTGGAGCCTGATGACCACCGTTTTTGCCTTCAGCCATGTCGCGTTTTTGCTGGTTCTGCCTGATGATGGTCAACAAACCGGCGCATTGCTGGTGCTGTTCCTGGTTGGCTTAACGGAATTCAATGATATTGCGCAGTACCTGTGGGGCAAATCGATTGGGCGCATCAAAGTGATCCCCAGAGTCAGCCCTAATAAGACACTGGCGGGACTGGTCGGCGGCGTAGCGACCACCACGCTGATGGCGGCGCTGCTTGGGCCGCTGATGACGCCGTTAAGCATTCCGTTGTCGCTGCTGGCGGGCTTTATTATCGGCATCAGTGGTTTTTGTGGCGATGTGGTGATGTCGGCAATCAAGCGCGATATCGGCGTGAAGGACAGCGGAACATTGCTGCCAGGTCATGGCGGGATCCTTGACCGACTGGATTCTCTGATCTTTACCGCGCCGGTGTTTTTCCATTTCATTCGCTACTTTTGCTATTAACTTATGCTGAACTCAATTCTGCGAACCCTGTTTACGCTGTGCATCGTCTGGCCGGTGATTTGGCTGTGGCTGGGGCTGCGTATCAGGCACCGGGAGCGTTTGCCTACCCGCGGCCCGGCAATTATTGTCGCCAATCACAATAGCCATATGGATGTTTTTGCGCTGCTTTCGCTCTTTCCGCTGCGCCGTCAGGCGTCGGTTCATCCGGTGGCTGCCGCTGACTATTTCCTGCGTAATAAAGCCATGGCCTGGTTTGCGCTAAATATTCTTAACATTATTCCCATTTCGCGAAAGGGCGGAGAAGCCAATCCGCTGGCGCAGTGCGAACAGGCATTACGCGACGGCAAGATCCTGATCCTCTTTCCGGAAGGCACGCGGGGCGAGCCGGGGAAACTGTCGCCGCTGAAATCCGGATTGTGGCATCTGAGCCAGTGCGTACCGGAGGTACCGATTATTCCCGTCTGGCTGCGTGGTACCGAATCTGTCATGGCGAAAGGGAATCGTATCCCGCTGCCGCTGTTTATTGATGTCAATATAGGCAGTGCGTTGTATTTTCACGGGGATAAAGCCCTCTTCATGGACGGACTCAGACAGCAACTGTTGCTGTTGGAGCAACAAACTAAAGGATTACATTCGCATGAGTGATACACGCGTACCTGACGAACGTCATTTTGTGACCAGTGACAATACCGAACTGTTTTATCGCTACTGGCCGGCAATTGCCCCTGGCGCAGCGCCTAAAGTGATCGTCATGTTCCATCGCGGACACGAACATTCCGGGCGGTTACAGCATATTGTGGACGAGCTGGCGATGCCGGATACCGCATTTTATGCCTGGGATGCGCGTGGTCATGGCCACTCTCCGGGCCAGCGCGGCTATAGTCCTTCTCTGGCGCGCTCGGTACAGGATGTCGAAGAATTTGTGCGTTTCGCCGCTGCAGACAGTCATGCCGCCATGGAAGATGTGGTGGTGGTGGCGCAAAGCGTTGGCGCGGTACTGGCCGCGACCTGGGTACATGACTATGCTCCCGCTATTCGCGGATTAGTACTGGCATCACCGGCCTTTAAAGTGAAATTGTATGTGCCGTTTGCTCGTCAGGGGTTGGCGTTAATGCACCGACTGCGCGGCCTGTTTTTCGTTAACTCTTATGTTAAGGGTAAATACCTGACGCATGACGTCGATCGTGTGGCGAGCTTTAACCTCGATACCCAGATAACCCGGGCTATTGCGGTTAATATCTTGCTGGATCTCTACAAAACGGCAGAACGCATTGTCAGCGATGCCGCCGCCATTACGATGCCTGTGCAGTTGCTGGTCTCCGGCGATGATTTCGTTGTGCATCGCCAGCCGCAAATTGATTTTTATCAGCGTCTGCGAAATCCCCTCAAAGAGCTGCACGTGCTGCCGGGTTTTTACCACGACACGCTGGGCGAAAAAGACCGGCACCTGGCGTTCGATAAAATGCGTGATTTCATTTCTACGCTCTACGCTATGCCTCCACAGCGTTTTGATTACAGCAACGAAGATCGCTGGAGCCCTGGCGCCGATACCTGGCGGATGCTCAACGGGGGACCCGCGCCGTATTCTCTCGACGATATTGCGTACCGTGGCCTGCGCTACGGAATGAAGCTTCTGGGCACACAATCAACAGGCGTGCGTCTTGGATTTGAAACCGGTTTTGATTCCGGTAGCACACTGGATTATGTCTATCGCAACCAGCCGCAGGGCAACGGTGCGCTGGGGCGTTTAATCGACAAGAACTACCTGAACA
It encodes:
- a CDS encoding YdbH family protein, with protein sequence MKGKYKAVLALLLLLILVPLTLVMTLGLWVPTLVGIWLPVGTRIALDESPRLTRHGLHIPELRYLVDDCPLARITQADLSHPSRWLLNVGAVELDSACLARLPQTESSPVAPKTLAEWQSMLPNTWINIDKVILSPWQEWQGKLSLSLTPSSQQLRYQGEKVKFQGSLHGQNLTVNELDIAAFEGQPPIKLVGEFTMPLVPDGLPVSGHAVATLSLPQEPTLVDAELEWQENSGQLIVMARNNADPLLDLPWEITRQQLTISDGRWNWPYQGFPLSGRLGMKVENWQAGLENAVVSGRLNILTQGDAGKGNAVLTLGPGKLGVDSSDMPLQLIGEAKQGDLIFYARLPARLTGSLNDPQLVFEPGALLRSRGRVIDSLDIDEIRWPLAGVKVTQRGVDGRLQAILRAHENQMGGFELHLDGLANDFLPDAGRWQWRYWGKGSFTPMHARWDVAGKGEWHDNTLKLFDLSTGFDHLQYGTMQVENPRLVMDEPIVWVRDANKPTFSGALSLDAGNTTFTGGSVLPPSTLKFSVEGSDPTIFQYKGQLHAGAIGPVQLNGRWDGIRLRGQAWWPKQSLTVFQPLIPPDWKMKLREGELYAQVAFSAAPEQGFEAGGHGVLKGGSAWMPDNQINGVDFVLPFRFSEGAWQLGTRGPISLRIAEVVNQVTVKNIAADLQGAYPWSEANPLLLSDVSAELLGGKVIMQQLRMPQHDPALLRVQNISSSELISAVNPKQFAMSGPVSGALPLWLDNEKWIIKDGWLTNPGPMTLRIDKDTADAVVKDNMAAGAAINWLRYMEISHSWTKINLDNLGVLTMQANVTGNSRVDGKVGTVNLNYTHEENVFTLWRSLRFGDNLQAWLEQNAALPEPHCLEGKECEEQQ
- a CDS encoding YnbE family lipoprotein — encoded protein: MKTIAAMLGLLASSLLVGCTPRIEVAAPKEPITINMNVKIEHEIHIKVDKDVESLLKSRSDLF
- a CDS encoding YdbL family protein, with protein sequence MKKQLVAILLALSFLSGNVWALTLSEARTEGRVGETLNGYLVALQTDAETQALVNEINKARSASYQQLARSNNIPPDEVAKMAGQKLVARAKPGEYVQGINGKWLRK
- a CDS encoding CDP-alcohol phosphatidyltransferase family protein, with product MTLYQIKPAFQALLRPLMFWLHKKGVTANHVTLAAMALSFVTGGVLVIFPQPEYFVLLPIVLFIRMALNALDGMLARECHQQSRLGAILNESGDILSDIALYLPFMLLPDSNGLLVMVMLFCAVMTEFCGVLAQTINGVRSYAGPLGKSDRALVFGAWGLALTLWPQLVQWNNVLWSVAILLLLWTVINRCRSALREEVAQ
- a CDS encoding phosphatidate cytidylyltransferase, with product MMMLETSLAVIFALLLVATAVNGLLVWQRPDKDWRELTLRIRTWWIIIVLFSLAILSPHWLALTFFALVSFMALKEFLTLAPSRQTDRMPLLWMFIAIPVNYWLIGINWYGMFVVFIPVYAFLFLPVRMVIAGDTQGFLRYASQHHWSLMTTVFAFSHVAFLLVLPDDGQQTGALLVLFLVGLTEFNDIAQYLWGKSIGRIKVIPRVSPNKTLAGLVGGVATTTLMAALLGPLMTPLSIPLSLLAGFIIGISGFCGDVVMSAIKRDIGVKDSGTLLPGHGGILDRLDSLIFTAPVFFHFIRYFCY
- a CDS encoding 1-acyl-sn-glycerol-3-phosphate acyltransferase yields the protein MLNSILRTLFTLCIVWPVIWLWLGLRIRHRERLPTRGPAIIVANHNSHMDVFALLSLFPLRRQASVHPVAAADYFLRNKAMAWFALNILNIIPISRKGGEANPLAQCEQALRDGKILILFPEGTRGEPGKLSPLKSGLWHLSQCVPEVPIIPVWLRGTESVMAKGNRIPLPLFIDVNIGSALYFHGDKALFMDGLRQQLLLLEQQTKGLHSHE
- a CDS encoding bifunctional alpha/beta hydrolase/class I SAM-dependent methyltransferase, coding for MSDTRVPDERHFVTSDNTELFYRYWPAIAPGAAPKVIVMFHRGHEHSGRLQHIVDELAMPDTAFYAWDARGHGHSPGQRGYSPSLARSVQDVEEFVRFAAADSHAAMEDVVVVAQSVGAVLAATWVHDYAPAIRGLVLASPAFKVKLYVPFARQGLALMHRLRGLFFVNSYVKGKYLTHDVDRVASFNLDTQITRAIAVNILLDLYKTAERIVSDAAAITMPVQLLVSGDDFVVHRQPQIDFYQRLRNPLKELHVLPGFYHDTLGEKDRHLAFDKMRDFISTLYAMPPQRFDYSNEDRWSPGADTWRMLNGGPAPYSLDDIAYRGLRYGMKLLGTQSTGVRLGFETGFDSGSTLDYVYRNQPQGNGALGRLIDKNYLNNVGWQGIRQRKIHLQMLISKAVAQLNEQGTPVHVVDIAAGHGRYVLDALEGEKAVRSILLRDYSELNVNKGREMIASRGMADIARFEQGDAFNREQLAALEPRPGLGIVSGLYELFPENALVKNSLAGLAEAIAPGGVLIYTGQPWHPQLKTIAWSLTSHKDGKAWVMRVRTQGEMDALVREAGFEKCTQLIDEWGIFTVSMAVRRAS